The Aminivibrio sp. nucleotide sequence CTGCGCACTCCATGAAATCCTGGAACTGTCCCGCGTATCCCCTCAGGTGCTCCTCGGCGACGAAGGGCTTCTGCCATCCCGTCTTTGCCGGAAGCATCTCCGAGATATACACGCCGTCCATCCCCTCCTCGTCCAGCATGTAGGTGCTCAGATTGTCCGAAGGGGTGATCATGCAATGCATCACCGCATCGTTGGCGTAGACCTCCACGTAGTTCCTCGTGCCGCCGAGCATGGTGTCCCCGGCAATCACCACCGCCCTGGTGCCGTCGGTGAAGGTGAGCACCAGGGCGGCGAAATCCTCCACGTCCTCGGGACGGACGCTGATGTGGCGCCGTTCGTGGTCGCTCAGGGAGGGCGTCATGCGGGCCGTGTCGCACAGTACGCTCTGAATGCCGATGGGAATTTGCCTCGCCCGGGCCTCTTCCCTCTTGAGCCAGAGAATTCCTCCGATAGGATGGCACCCCACCCGTATGAGAGAGCCGCCTCCTGTTTTGTCCCACCGTCCCGCCACAGGTGACGTGGATCCCTTCAGGCTCTCCTCCCCCTTCATGAAGAGGATCCTGCTCTTTCGTGCCCGGATGATTTCGGCGGCCTTCAGGATATTCGGCGAGTAAACATAATTTTCGGCGTACATGAAGAGCCTGTCGCTTCCTGCCACGGCCCTTTCAAGGTTCCGGATATCCTCGAGGACCTTTTCGTACATGACCGATCTGGGCACCCTGTCCCCGATGGGAGTCTCGTCGCCGGGAGCTCCGAAATAGCCGGTCAGGGGCTTCTCGCAGATCACGTGCTTCCCCGCCGCGAGGGCCTCGGTAGTCATGCCCGGGTGCAGGAAAGGAGGCGTGCAGATGTCGATGACGTCGATTTCCGGATCGTCAAGAAGAGCCCGGTAATCACCGTGATATTCCTCCAGGCCGAACTCCTCAGCAAGAACGGAAGCTTTCTTCTTATCCACGTCCGCGGCGGACTTCACCCTGACATCTATGCCCGCAACCCTGGAAAAGGACCGGCAGTGAAACCGTGATGCAAATCCGGCACCGATGATGCCTACAGTAACCGTCTTCATTTTGCACCTCTTCGTAATCGGGCAGCCGGAAGCCTTGACCGTTTCCGCCGGAGAAAGGGAAAACGGCCTGAAATCGGCTTCCGGACACAGGACGGTCCTGAACTCAGTCGGCTCCCCCGATATAGGCCAGGACCTCTCTCAGAACACCGGCTTTGAGAATCCGCCCTTCCTCCTCGGTCTCTTCGACCTCTTCACGGAGGTGGTCCGTGTACTCCTCGTCCCTGATGGACGGGAGATTGATCAGGACATTCATGGCGGCTCCCTCGAGCCCTGCAAGCGCCTGGTTGGCCCCCACGCCGAGGTCGCTGGCCGCGTTGACGTTCACCTTTCCCGACACGCGGGCGCAAAGGCGGAGGACCTCGAGGCACCAGAGGGACGTTTTTCTCGGTGATTCGCAGGCTTCCCGGAACGCCTTCTGTATGGCCTCGCTCCGGACCGCCTTTTCTTCGTCGGTCTGCTTCGGAAGGGCAAAGGCCTCCATCACCATGCCGTAGGCCGAGGCATCCACGTCCACTGCATTCACAAGGTTCGCCCGGAGATCTTCGGAGAGGGCGAGAACCTCTTTCAGCTCCTCCTCATACTCCTCGTATTCTTTTTTTCCGAGAGTGAGCCGGCACACCATGGAAACAAGGGCCGCACCGAGGGCTCCCGAAAGTGCGGCGGCGCTTCCGCCTCCCGGTGCCGCTGAACTGGCCGCTAGCTCTCCCGAAAAGTCCTCAAGGCTCCTGTCTTTCAGAAGGGTCATGGAAATATCTTCCTCCTCGTGGAGTTGTCCGCCTGTCCGGACGATGTTGTGCCGTACAGGCGGTGTTCCGTTTCTTTATACCACAGAGAACGGCCTTTGAAAAACGCCGTCCCCCCGGTGCTGTGCCGGAGGGACGGAAAAATTTCTTCCTGTCCGCCCTTTCAGGCGCGTCAGGCTTTTTTTGCCTGTTCCAGGGTGTTCTCCAGCAGCATGGCAATAGTCATGGGCCCCACCCCCCCGGGAACCGGAGTGACCCACGACGCCTTCTCAGAGACGGGACCGTAATCCACGTCCCCCACCAGGCCTTCCTCGAGCCTGTTGATTCCCACGTCCACCACCACGGCGCCCTCCTTCACCATGTCCGCGGTGACGAACCGGGGCTTCCCGACGGCCGCGACCAGGATATCCGCCCTGCGGAGATGCTCCGCGAGGTCCTTCGTCCTGCTGTGGCAGACGGTTACCGTGGCGCTCTCCGCCAGAAGCATGAGGGCCACCGGCTTTCCCACGATGTTGCTCCTCCCGATGACCACGGCCTCCTTCCCCGCCAGGGGAATCCCCGTGCTTTTAAGAAGACGGAGTATTCCCTTGGGAGTGCAGGGTTCACAGGACGGGAGCCCCGCCACGAGACGCCCGATGTTCACCGGGTGGAAACCGTCCACATCCTTCTCCGGACGGATTGCCGCAAGCACGGTGTCGGGATCGATCTGGGGCGGCAGGGGAAGCTGGACGAGGATTCCGTGGACCGAGGCATCCCCGTTCAGTCCGTCGATGAGGCCGAGGAGCTCCTCCCGGGTGGTGGAGGCAGGGAGCCTGTGAAGGAAGGACGCGAATCCGGCCTCCAGGCACCCTTTTTCCTTCTGCCCGACATATACCCTGGATGCCGGGTCGTCGCCCACGAGGATCACCGCAAGGCCGGGAACAATGCCCTTTTCCCGGAGAAGGGCCGTCTCCTCCTTTATGGCAGCCCGTATTTCGGCCGAGAGTTTCTTGCCGTCGAGGATCCTGGCGGTCATGGCAGCATCCCCTAAAAGAGGCCGGTGATGCGGCCCTTTTCATCGATGTCGATGGAAAGGGCCGCCGGCTTTTTCGGCAGTCCCGGCATGGTCATCACCGATCCGGTGATGGCCACCAGGAAACCCGCCCCCGCCGAGAGGCGGACTTCACGCACCGTCACCGTGAAGCCTTCGGGACGGCCGAGGAGGGAGGGGTCGTCGGAGAGGGAGTACTGGGTTTTGGCCATGCAGACCAGCAGCCCGTCCTTGCCGAGTTCGTGGATCTGGGCAAGGTCCTTCTCCGCCTGCTCCGTGTAGGTCACTCCCGAGGCGCCGTAGATTTCCCGGGCGATTTTCCCTATCTTCTCTTTCGGGCTGAGGGACGCTTCGTAGAGGAAGCGGAACGATGACCGCTTTTCGCAGGCCTCCATCACCTTCCTGCCGAGGTCCAGTCCGCCGTCGCCTCCCTTCTCCCACACTTCGGAGAGGGCCACGGAGGCGCCGAGACGGGCGCACTTTTCCTCCACCAGCGCAAGCTCCGCTTCGCTGTCCGTGGGGAAACGGTTGATGGCAACAACAGCGGGCAATCCAAAGGAGGCGATGTTCTCGATGTGCTTCTCCAGATTGGCCATGCCTTTTTCCAGGGCCGCCAGGTCCTCCTGGGCGAGTTCCGTCTTTTTTCTTCCTCCGTGCATCTTCAGCGCCCGCACCGTGGCCACGATCACCACCGCCGAAGGGGTGAGGCCGCCGAGGCGGCACTTGATGTCCAGGAATTTCTCCGCGCCGAGATCTGCACCGAAGCCCGCCTCGGTGACGAAATAGTCGGAGAGCTTCAGACCGAGACGGGTCGCCAGAAGGGAGTTGCAGCCGTGGGCGATGTTGGCGAAGGGACCGCCGTGGATGAAGGCGGGCACTCCTTCCAGGGTCTGGACGAGGTTGGGCTTGACGGCATCCTTGAGGAGGACGGCCGCGGAGCCCGCCGCCCCGATGTCTCCCGCCGTAACGGCTTTGCCGTCATAGGTGTAGCCGATGACGAT carries:
- a CDS encoding formate--tetrahydrofolate ligase gives rise to the protein PAGEGKTTTTVGLSQALAKLGQKVSFAIREPSLGPSFGVKGGAAGGGYSQVIPMEDINLHFTGDLHAITAAHNLIAAMIDNSLQQGNELNLDPRRIVWRRVMDLNERALRSVILGLGGKANGVPRESGFDITVASEIMAILCLSVDLMDLKERIRQIVIGYTYDGKAVTAGDIGAAGSAAVLLKDAVKPNLVQTLEGVPAFIHGGPFANIAHGCNSLLATRLGLKLSDYFVTEAGFGADLGAEKFLDIKCRLGGLTPSAVVIVATVRALKMHGGRKKTELAQEDLAALEKGMANLEKHIENIASFGLPAVVAINRFPTDSEAELALVEEKCARLGASVALSEVWEKGGDGGLDLGRKVMEACEKRSSFRFLYEASLSPKEKIGKIAREIYGASGVTYTEQAEKDLAQIHELGKDGLLVCMAKTQYSLSDDPSLLGRPEGFTVTVREVRLSAGAGFLVAITGSVMTMPGLPKKPAALSIDIDEKGRITGLF
- a CDS encoding cyclodeaminase/cyclohydrolase family protein; the encoded protein is MTLLKDRSLEDFSGELAASSAAPGGGSAAALSGALGAALVSMVCRLTLGKKEYEEYEEELKEVLALSEDLRANLVNAVDVDASAYGMVMEAFALPKQTDEEKAVRSEAIQKAFREACESPRKTSLWCLEVLRLCARVSGKVNVNAASDLGVGANQALAGLEGAAMNVLINLPSIRDEEYTDHLREEVEETEEEGRILKAGVLREVLAYIGGAD
- a CDS encoding Gfo/Idh/MocA family oxidoreductase, with translation MKTVTVGIIGAGFASRFHCRSFSRVAGIDVRVKSAADVDKKKASVLAEEFGLEEYHGDYRALLDDPEIDVIDICTPPFLHPGMTTEALAAGKHVICEKPLTGYFGAPGDETPIGDRVPRSVMYEKVLEDIRNLERAVAGSDRLFMYAENYVYSPNILKAAEIIRARKSRILFMKGEESLKGSTSPVAGRWDKTGGGSLIRVGCHPIGGILWLKREEARARQIPIGIQSVLCDTARMTPSLSDHERRHISVRPEDVEDFAALVLTFTDGTRAVVIAGDTMLGGTRNYVEVYANDAVMHCMITPSDNLSTYMLDEEGMDGVYISEMLPAKTGWQKPFVAEEHLRGYAGQFQDFMECAAMGRKPLSDFELACDVARVIYGAYLSAEQGKRVDF
- the folD gene encoding bifunctional methylenetetrahydrofolate dehydrogenase/methenyltetrahydrofolate cyclohydrolase FolD — its product is MTARILDGKKLSAEIRAAIKEETALLREKGIVPGLAVILVGDDPASRVYVGQKEKGCLEAGFASFLHRLPASTTREELLGLIDGLNGDASVHGILVQLPLPPQIDPDTVLAAIRPEKDVDGFHPVNIGRLVAGLPSCEPCTPKGILRLLKSTGIPLAGKEAVVIGRSNIVGKPVALMLLAESATVTVCHSRTKDLAEHLRRADILVAAVGKPRFVTADMVKEGAVVVDVGINRLEEGLVGDVDYGPVSEKASWVTPVPGGVGPMTIAMLLENTLEQAKKA